The Geobacillus genomosp. 3 genome segment GGACTGCTTTGCAAGGAGACGCACGAAACGGTCATCCGTTTTGCGCCGCCGCTCATTATTACGAAAGAAGAGCTCGACTGGGCGATTGAGCGGATTGTAAAGGTGCTGTCCGAACCGGCCGCTGTTTAAAGAAACGGAGAAAGGGTGTCCCGAAAATACGGCGGGGCGCCTTTTTGTTTTGCGGGGAATGGCGGTTTTCTGTTAAGATAGGGAAAGGATTGCATTGACGATGCATAAACATCCTACATAAGCGAAGGGCGAGCGAATGGAGGAAGAACGCGTGCAGGCTTGGATCACCGATTTTATGGAGCAATTCGGATATATCGGCATTTTTTTGATGATCGCGCTTGAAAATATTTTCCCGCCGATTCCGTCGGAAGTCATTTTGCCGTTTGGCGGGTTTATGACGACATACACGTCTTTGACGGTGCCGGGCGTTATTGCGGCGGCGACTGCCGGTTCGGTCGTCGGGGCGTTGGTGCTGTATGGCGTCGGCCGGCTATTGTCTGTCGAGCGGCTTGAGCGGATCGTCGACCGCTGGGGCGGATGGCTGCGGGTGAAGCCGGAAGATATCGCCAAAGCGAACCGGACGTTTCAACGCTACGGGGTATGGGCGGTGTTTCTCGGCCGCATGATCCCGCTTGTGCGCAGTTTGATTTCCATTCCGGCCGGCATGGCGAAGATGAACGTATGGCTGTTTGTCTGGCTGTCGGTATTAGGGACGCTCATTTGGAATACGATTTTAATTTCCGTTGGCGCGGCGCTCGGCCAGTCGTGGGGAAAAGTATCCGACGTGATTGGCGCGTACGCTGAAGTCGTCTATGTCATCATCGCGATTGTCCTTGCCGTTGTGGTTGTCCGCTTTTGGAAAAGACGCCGGGTTTCATGAACCGGCGCCTTTTTTGTGGGTGCTATCGTTCGAATCCGCTCTAATGACGAGCAGCGGATGTCAACGTTTCAGCAATAAGTAAATGAAATACGGCGCGCCGATCAAGGAGACGATGACCCCGGCGGGGAGCGGCTCGGCGAGGGCGTTGCGCCCGATCGTGTCGGCTGCAAGCAGCAGCCAGCCGCCGATCAGCATCGCCGCTGGAATGACCCGTTCATGGCGCGGGCCGACAATGGCTTTGGCGATATGCGGCGCCATCAAGCCGATGAACGAGATGCCTCCCGTCACGGAGACGGCGGCGGCTGCGACGGCCACAGCTGTTATCATAAGCACGAGCCGCTCGCGGCGGACGTGGACGCCGACCCCGATTGAAACAGGATCGCCTAAGTGCAAAATATTGAGATGCTTCGCCCGATACAACGCCACCAGTGTGCCCGCCGCCAGCCACGGCAACATAGCCGAAATAAACGGCCAGTCATCACCCCAAATGTTGCCGGAAAGCCAGCGGGCGATAAAATCGACTTTCGTCCGGTCAGCCGCAGAAATGAGGACGATCATCAGCCCGGAGAGCGCCATCGAAAACCCGACGCCGGTTAAGATAAACGGCACCGGCTGCAGCCCGGTTGTTTTATTGTAGGAGACAGCATAGATGGCAGCCGCCGTCAGCAGCGCTCCGGCGAAGGCAACGAGCGGCAAGGTGTAAAGAAATGTTCCGGCCTCAATCGGGAAAAACAAAAAGAACAAGGCGACGCCTGCGCCGGCGCCGGCGTTGATCCCAAGCACGCCCGGGTCGGCGAGGTCATTGCGCGTGAGGCCTTGCAATACGGCCCCGGATAAGGCGAGCGCCATGCCGGCCAACAAGGTGATGAAAAGGCGCGGCAGGCGAAGGGAAAACAAAATGAATTCCTCTTCCATCGAACCGTAGCCAAACAGTGTCGGGACGATGCGGTTATATGAGAGCGGCGCATCGCCGGTGCCTAAGGCGACGGCCGCCGTTGCGGCAATGAGCAGCGCAAGCAAGGCAAAGAGCGAAAGACTTTGTTTTCTCATGAAAAGCCCCTCCCTTGTTTCCGGACGACGAAGAGGAAAAACGGCAAGCCAATGACGGCGATGATGGCGGCTACCGGCGTTTCGAACGGTGCATGGATCGTGCGCGCCGCCGTGTCGGCCAGCACCATGGCGCCGGCGCCGCCAGTCGCTGACAGCGGGATGACGAACCGGTAGTCGGCGCCGGCGATCGCCCGCACGAGGTGGGGGATCATCAATCCAATAAAGGTGATATTGCCGGCGATTGCGACTGACGCTCCCGTCAGCAAAAACACCGCCAAAAACAGCGCTGTTTTCACGGCTGCTGTTTTTTGTCCGACGCCGACGGCGACGTCTTCGCTTACGCTAAGGATCGTCAGCGGCCGCGCATACGAAACAGCAATAGCCAGACCAATTGCAATGAGCGGGACGCCAACGGCCAGCTGTTTCCATGAGACCCCGGCCACCCCGCCTGACGTCCACATCGAGACGTCTTTGGAAATGTGGAAATACAGTCCGATCCCTTCAGCGATGGCGAACAAAAGCGCCGAGACCGCCGAGCCGGCCAGGACGATGCGCAGCGGAGAAAACCCGCCTTGGCGCATGGCGCCGATGCCAAAGACGACGCCTGCTCCGACGGCCGCACCAAGCAAACAGGCGACCGTGATCAACAGATAATGGGCGGAAGGGAAAAAGGCCATCGTCATGGCCAACGCTGCGTTCGCTCCGGCGGTGAGGCCAAGAAGCCCCGGATCGGCGAGCGGGTTGCGCGTCATCCCTTGCATGATCGCCCCGGCGACGGCAAGGCCGGCGCCGACAAAGGCGGCCGCTGTTTCGCGCGGCAAGCGGAGCTCACGAATGAGGTCAAGCTGTTTGCCTTGTTGATCGGAAAACAACGCCCGCCATACGTCGCTCCATGTCGTATCGGCGACGCCAATTCGCATCGAACCAAACCAAACGGCGGCAAGCAGGCCAAGCGACAGAACAAACGTATAGCGAAACGGCCAACGCCGGCGGTCTGCATCCATCGGTGACTCCCCCTTTGACACAAGAAAGGACGGGACATTCACTTCGGTGAACGCCCCGTCTCTTCGTTATTGGCCTAAAAAGTGTTTTTGAAAGAAATCGAGCTGGTAGTCTAACGTAATCGGGTCGTTGAAATAAAATGCCTTCGCATCAGCGACAAACATATGGCCGTTTTTCACAGCAGGGATGTTTTTGAACGTGTTCGTCTCCATAAACGATGTGTCGCCGTCCCCGTTTTTGCTTAAGATGAGATAATCGCCGACAAACTGCGGCAGCGCCTCAAGGGAAACGGCATAGTAGCCCGGTTTGAGCGCTTGCTCTTCCACAGCTTTGGGCATTTTCAATTTCATTTCTTGGTACAAAATCTCGGTGCCGCGCGCCCAGTTGTTGCCGAACACATACAGCTGCTTATCAAAGTTTTCAGCTACGGTGACGGTCGCGTTTTCGCCAATTTTGGCCCGGATTTCTTCCCCGGCTTGTTGCGCCCGTTGTGTAAAGTCGTCGATCCACGCTTTCGCTTCTTTTTCTTTATTCAACAGTTTGCCGATTTCCAAAAACTGCGTCAAATAATCGACCTTCCCATATGTAAAAGTGACGGTCGGCGCGATTTTGCTGAGCTTGTCGACGTTTTTCGTATTGGATAATCCGATAATTAAGTCCGGTTTTAATGCCATAATTTTTTCAATGTCTTCATCGGTCACGACTTCGGCGTCTTTCAGTTTCTCTTGAAAAAGCGGATTCATTTTCGACCACGAATCCACGCCGACAACGGGGACGTCCAAGGCCAGCACATGCCCGGCAAACGTCGATAAGACGACGACGCGCTTCGGATCAGCCGGCACTTCCACCGGTCCGTTTTCCGATTGATACGTAATCGTTTCCGGTTTTTTTTCAGCCGGCGACGCGTTCGTTTCCTTGTTGTCGTTCGCTGTGTTGCCGCACGCGCTCAACACAAGCGCAAAAAGAAGCAGCAATGCAAGCCATGTTTTTCTCATGATGAATAAGCCTCCCTCAGCAGATGGTACGTCAAGCAAACTGGTTTGTTCGTCCGCGGATCGCGGCCGATGTCGGCGTCAATGCCGAACACGTCGCGGAGCACTTCGCGACAGATGACGTCTTCGCTCCGCCCGGACTTGATGATGGCTCCTCCTTTCATAGCGATGATATAGTCGGCGAAACGGGCCGCCTGGTTGATGTCATGAAGCACCATGACGATCGTCCGCCCTTCTTCTTTGTTCAGCCGCTCCAGCAGCTCGAGCACTTCAAGTTGGTGGGCGATGTCCAAGTACGTTGTCGGTTCGTCCAAAAAGATGATGTCCGTCTCCTGGGCGAGCGCCATGGCGATCCAGACGCGCTGCCGCTGCCCGCCGGAGAGCGCATCGACCGGCCGGTGTTTTAAGTCGGCCGTTTTCGTCATGTGAAGCGCCCAGTCGATCGCTTCGTAGTCTTGTTTCGTCAGACGGCCAAACCCTTTTTGATACGGGAAGCGGCCGTACGAGACGAGCTCGGCGACCGTTAATCCGCTTGCCGCTTCCGGCGTCTGCGGTAAAATGGCCATTTTTTTCGCCAGCTCTTTCGTGTGCTGCTGCGAAATCGCTTGGCCGTCCAAAATGACCGCACCGGACTGCGGGGAAATGATGCGCGTCAACGTTTTCAAGAGCGTTGACTTCCCGCATCCGTTCGGCCCGATAATGGCCGTAATTTGCCGGTCGGGAATGTGAACGGACAAGCGTTCAAAAATCGTCCGGTCATCGTAGCGGACGGTCAGCTCCTCGGCGTACAAGCGGACCATGCGGTCACCCCCTTTTGAGTTGGAAAATGAGAATCAATATCAATATCATTCCTAAACTCCATTATAGCGAATTCGTTAAAAAAAAGACAATACATTTTTGTGAATAAACGATGAATTTAATTGGCAACAGAGGGCCTAAGCCGTTCAAAACAAAGGGGAAATTACACGGGATCAGGGCGAAACGGACAGGGAAAGAAGGATCAATGTTGGAGGAGGAACCGTATTTGGCAATCTTTCTTGATGCTGTATGAAGTGTAAAAGGTGTCTCGGCCTCTCACAGGGCTGTGATCCGCCGCGGGACGGTACACTGTCACGGCAAACTATATAGATAGCAAGCCATCTGCCTCCGTCATGCTGTTGCGAAAATGCAACAAGCGGTTTAGATGTTTTATGGGTGAAGCGCAACACTTTGTATTGAACTGTTGTAGTTTTGCAACAAATCGTTGTTGTTTCGCAACAAAAAAGCAGGTAAGATGAAGCATAGGGACGATTATTTTTGAATATTCGAAATCATTATTCGTGGCACAAAAATTGCTTAAGTAGAATAATGAAGGCGGAAGGGCAGGAATGGTGATGAAGGTGGAAGACGCAATGACAAGAACCGAAACGGCTATTTTTGAAAGCGATCTCCTTGGACGTGCGGCTCGCGCGTTGGCTGAGCACGGGCTCGACGGTGTCATCGTATGCAACAGCGAAGGAGGAATAGCCGGAGATGATTCATCAAGGAGCGGAAACGGGCAATACATTGATCGATCGTCTCCGCAGTGCCGATCATTGAGGAAGATGGGCGAGCCAAGCGGGCTGCCGTGTATGTCAAAGATATGACCGAGATGGAGCAGCTCCGCGCTGAACTCGAAGAGACGAAGCGGCTTCTCCATACGTTAAGCCGGTGGGAAGGCGATGACCTTATTTACCAGGCGCCGGCGATGGCCTACCGCTTATGTTTGCTGACGGGGCGCTTGCGGCGATGATGGACTACCATTGGCCCGGGAACGTTCGCGAGCTCGTCAACGCCATCGAGCGCATGTTTGTAACGTCTGCCGCGCCGGTCGTTGACGAAGACCATGTGGTGAAATGGCTTTACCTTGAGGCGCTGCCGACCGCCAATCCGGTATCAATCGGGGAGATCGTCCCGCTCAAACAAGCGGTGGCAGACGTTGAGCGCCAGTTGACCATCCAAGCGCTCTACCGTGTGCGCACGTATCGGCGGGCGGCTAAGCTGTTAGGCGTCGATGCTTCGACACTCGCGCGCAAAGCGCAAAAATATGGAATCCGATCATCGGGAGGGGAAGACGATGGATTTTACATTGCCAGCCGAGATTGAGTTTTTAAAAGAAAATGTTCGTAAATTTGTGAAGGAAGTCGTTGAGCCGGTGGCGATGGACATTGAAGAAAACGACCAAATTCCAGAAGACATTATTGAAAAATCGAAAGACATGGGGCTGTTCGGCTTAAGCATTCCTGAAGAGTACGGAGGCCTTGGTTTGTCGATGGTCGACAAATGCGCCATTTACGAAGAGCTCGGCAAAACGCATAACGGCTACACCACATTAATCGGCGCCCATACTGGCATCGGCACGGTCGGCATCGTCGAGCTCGGCACTGAAGAACAAAAGCGGCGCTACTTGCCGAAAATGGCGACAGGCGAATGGATCGGCGCCTTCGCTTTAACCGAGCCGAGCGCCGGCTCAAACGCTGCCGCTTTGAAAACGACCGCCGTCCGCAAAGGTGACCGCTATATCATTAACGGCTCGAAGCATTACATCACCAATGCGATTGACGCCCACGTATTTACGGTGATGGCGGTCACCGATCCGTCGAAAGGCCCGAAAGGCATTACGTCGTTTATCGTGGAAAAAGATTTCCCCGGCTTTATCGTCGGTAATGTCGAGCGGAAAATGGGACTGCGCGGATCGCATTCGGCCGAGCTGTTTTTTGACAACTTGGAAGTGCCGGTCGAAAACGTGCTCGGAAAAGAAGGCGAAGGGTATGTCAACGCTCTCAAAATCCTTGCCAACGGCCGCGCGGGTCTCGCCGCCCGCAATCTCGGCTCCTGCATCCGTCTGCTCGAATACTGCATGGAATACGCCGAACAGCGCGAGCAGTTCGGCAAGCCGATCATTGAGCAGCAAGCGATCCAGCATATGCTCGCAGAGATGAGCATGTTGATTGAAGTGCTGCGCTCTACCGTCTACCGCGTCGCCTGGATGGTCGACCAAAAGATGCGTGTCGTTAAAGAAGCGGCCATTGCCAAACTGTTCGGCTCGGAAGTGTACAACAAAATCGCCGATCTTGCCGTGCAAATCCACGGCGGCCTCGGCTACATGAAAGATTACCCGATCGAACGCTATTTCCGCGATGCCCGCATCACGAAAATTTACGAAGGCACTTCGGAAATCCAACGCAACATCATCGCGAGCGAACTGCGGAGAGAATACGGAAAAGTGCGGGTATAAACGAGAAGGGCTGACCCAAAACGCACTCGCGTTTTGGGCCAGCCCCCTTCTTTTTTGTCCTTTTATCTTCGTACGCGTTGGACTACGGCTTCTAACGACCAAAGCCGGCTGCCGTTTAGCCACAAATAAATCGACATAGCGAGCAAAGCGAGATTGAATTCATAGCCTGTTTCCCGGCCGTTGCCAAGCAAGCCGGCGTCTGTTTTGGCGGTGGCGATCGCCCCGATCATGATGATGGCAAACGCCGCCGCAATCGGGCGCGTGCCAAGGCCGAGCATCATCGCCCAGCCGCCGGCAAGCTCCACAATCGTCACGATGTAGGCGAGCGGGCCAGGAAGCCCCATCGCCGCAAACGAATCCGCCGCTTCCTCAAGCCCCCGCTGCCATTTCACCCAGCCATGGGCGAAAAAGATGAACCCGGTGACGATCCGCAGCAGAAAGGCGCCTAGTTCACGGGAATGCATCGGTTTCTTCCTCCTTGTCCAGACAGCATGGTAGTACAATGTATGCGGGCGGGTCCGCTCCCATGCCTTTCGTTAGCCATTTGACTGTCCATGGGCTACAATGGAGGGGAAGCGCGTCAAAAGTAGAGGAGGATGGCCATGAAAATTGAAGTATGGTCCGATTTTGTCTGCCCGTTTTGCTATATCGGCAAACGCCGATTGGAACAGGCGCTCGAGCAGTTTCCGCACCGGGAAAACGTCGAGATTGTCTTTCGCAGCTTTGAGTTGGATCCGAATGCGAAAAAAGAAACGCCCTTGACGATTCATGAAATCATCGCCAACAAATACGGCATTTCGCTCGAAGAAGCGAAGCGGGCGAACGCCGATATCGGCCGGCAGGCGGAGGCGGTCGGCTTGACGTTCCGCTTTGAAACGATGAAGCCGACGAATACGTTTGACGCCCACCGGTTGGCGCAATACGCCAAGGAAAAAGGGAAGCTGAACGACATGGTGGAACGACTGTTTTATGCGTATTTTACGGAGTCGAAGTTCATTAGCGACCGCGATGTGTTGCTTGCGCTCGCCGAAGCGGCCGGGCTTGACCGGACGGAAGCCGAAGAGGTGTTGGCCGGCAGCCGTTACACAGAAGAGGTGCGCCGCGATGAGGAAGAAGCGGCGGCGTTGGGCGTCCGCGGTGTGCCGTTTTTCGTTCTAAACCGGAAGTATGCCGTCTCCGGCGCTCAGCCGGTGGAGGTGTTCCGCCAGGCGCTTGAGAAAGTATGGGAGGAAGAACAACAAACTTCCCCGCTGCAGCCGCTGGCGACCGACCAAGGCGGGACGTGCACCGACGAAGGGTGCTCGATTTAAGAGGAGAAATCAAAAGGAAAAGCCGGTTAGGGATGCCTAGCCGGCTTTTTTTTCGAAGCCTCATAATGAAACAAAGGGGAAGAAGATTAGCCCCGTTTCACAAACAGCGGCAAGTCTGTATGCCCCATGCCGCGGACGTAGACGAACAGCTGGCCTTTATGATGAATTTCGTGGTCCATCGCCATCTGCAAAAACTGCTTGGCCGGAATTTGGACGCCGAAGATGGAGGTCAAATCGAGCATCCGGTCGAAATCGTCATCGCTCATCGATTCGATGAGCTGCTTCGTTTTTTCCGTATACGTTTCCGCCAGCTTGGCCAAATTCGTCTCGGGATCCTCGATTTTTTGCCCAAACAGCGCCGGATCGCCGTGTTTGGCCGCATTGGCGAAGCTGTAAAAGCTAAACAGCATATGCGTCGCCAACTGCTTCGCTGGCATTGACGTCGGCGTCGGTTTGTAACCATAGTGCGCTTCATCGATTTTGTTGATCAGTTCCAACGTGACATGACGGTGCGAAAGGAAATATTGCACCCATTGTTGTGCGCGGGACATCGTGATCACTCTCCTCTCGGTCAACGATCCTTTTCCATTGTATCACAATAAAACCATGTCTCATAAATAATGCGCTTTCTTCGCGAACAGTATGGTCACGGAAGTGCTGTATAAATAGCGAAAAAAGGACAGGGGCGAATGTTCATAATAGAACATGAGCAAGATTTAGGAGCATATAAAAGGATTTTGGATGATATGCTAGCAATTTGGAAGAAACAGAATCATTTGCTAGCAAACGAATTCATATCCGACGTTATCGAATTTTAAGAATTGATATGCAATTTGATCAACGGCTAAAACGATTGTTACAATGTTTGCTGTACCCTATTTTACTCATTTTTTCCTTAATCATACTAGAAAAGGAGGACGATGTTGGTGAAAAGGATAGGGGTAACGGTGTTGTTGCTTATGCTTGCTTTAGTTGGGTGCAGTTCGTCTGATACGGCGGGATCGGGTGACAGTCGACTCGAAGAGCTCCGGGAAAAAGGAGTGGTGTATGTGGGATTTGCGAATGAAAAACCGTATGCTTATGAGGAAAATGGTGAATTAAAAGGAGAAGCAGTCGATATTGCGAAAGAGATTTTTCAACAACTGGGGATTGAAAGAATCGAAGGTCGGCTTGCAGAGTTTAATGAGCTAATACCGGGGTTGAATGCTGGCAAATTTGATGTCATCACGGCAGGAATGGCGATTTTGCCAAACCGGTGTGAACGAGTCGATTTTGCGGAGCCGGAATATCAAGTCGGCGATGCGTTAGTTGTGAAAAAAGGGAACCCGAAAAATCTCCATAGCTATGAAGATATTGCCAAGCAGCCGGATACGAAAATTGCAGTTATGTCAGCTTCGATGGAAGTGGATTATTTAAAACAATCCGGTGTGAAAGATGAACAAATCGTGCTTGTTCCTGATATTCCTGCGGTTATGGATGCTGTGAAAACCGGACGGGCGGATGCGGCGACAGGAACTCAGTTGACGATGAAAAACGCGCTGCAGTCAGCAGGTGAAGAAGGACTAGAACTAGTCAGCGATTTCAAGCAGCCTGATGTGGAAGGGATCCCAAGCTACGGAGCAGCTGTTTTCCGTCAGGATGATGATGAGTTAAGAGAGGCGTACAACAAAGAGCTGCAAAAATTGAAGGAGTCAGGGGAATTGCTGAATATTTTGCAAAAGAATGGATTCGGGGAGGAAAATCTTCCGGGGGATATGACGACGGCGCAATTGTGCGGAAACGCCACGCAGTAAACATCATCAAATGATTTTAACATAGGAAAGGGTGAGCGGTTATTTCCGTTCAAGACATTGTCGATGTGTTTCAAGTTCTTTCTAAAGGGATTCAAACGACTTTGCTTCTGTTACTGACTTCCGCCGTGTTGGCGTTCATCATTGCGGTGATGGCCGGGCTGGGAAGGCTGGCTAAATCCCGTTGGATCCGGTGGACTATTAGGGTGTATGTGGAATTTTTTCGCGGCACTTCGTTGGTCGTGCAGCTATTTTGGGTGTATTATGCCTTACCCATGCTTGCACAGGCGCTTCCGTTTTTGCCGCCGCTAAACCTCTCATCATTTTGGGCGGGAGTCATTGCCATTTCGCTGAACTACGGTGCGTATGCGTCTGAGACGGTCCGTAGTTGCATCTTAGCCGTTGACCGCGGGCAGCATGAGGCAGCGATTGCTCTCAATATGACCCGTTTTCAGCGAATGAGGTTGATCATTCTGCCTCAGGCCGTGCGGATGATGCTCCCTGATTTTGGGAACAACTTTATTCAAATGTTAAAATCGACTTCTCTCGTTTCACTTATCGGGCTGACCGATATTACATATGCAGGGATGGTTTTCCGCAACAATCATATTGACCTTGGCATTCTTACTTTCGCTATGATGCTCATATTCTATTTCTTATTGGCGCTTCCGTTTATTTGGATGACCCGGCGGGCGGAACAGTCGGTATCGAGAGGGGTGGCAAGCCGATGATATGGGATTGGAATGTGGCGAAAGATGTATTCCCATTGATTTTTCAAGCGATGTGGTTGACGTTAGGCCTCACATTAGCTTGCTATGCCGTTTCATTAATTCTCGGAATCGGATGGATACTGCTGCGGCGGATACCGTGGGCATGGTGCAGATGGGCAGTCACCGCGGTGATGGAGTTTATCCGTTCGACCCCTCCGCTTGTCCAATTGTACTTTTTGTTTTATGCTTGGCCGCTTGTTCCGCACGTCGGGGTGACGTTATCTCCTGTTGCAGCAGCGATCATCGGGCTAGGGGTGCATTACAGCACATATACAGCTGAGGTGTACCGTTCTGGCATTGATGCCGTTGATAAAGGGCAGTGGGAGGCAGCTGTTGCATTGAATTTTTCCCGGGTGCGTACATGGACGAAAATTATTTTGCCGCAGGCGATTCCTCCTATCATCCCTATGCTTGGAAATTACTTAATTATTATGTTCAAAGAGATTCCGACTACCGCCTCGATTGGGGTGATGGGGATGATGTTGACGGCGAAAATGTATGGGGCGCAACATTGGGTATATCTCGAACCGTTCACGATCGTTGCCTTTTTCTTCTTGGTGATGAGCTATCCATCTTCTTTGTTGATTCAGTACCTTGAAAAGAAAATGAATCGACGGCTGGATAAAAAGGAAATATTGCGTCAACAGAAACAGAAGGGAGTGATTGCATAAATGAAAACGATGGTGCGTTACAAGGATGTCCGAAAATCGTTTGGAAAAACGGAAGTGTTAAAAGGGATTAATCTGGAGATTGCCGAGGGGGAGAAAGTAGCATTAATCGGCCCAAGCGGTTCAGGCAAGACAACGTTAATCCGCATGTTAATGACGTTAGAACAACCGACATCTGGCTTCATTGAAGTAGATGGAACACCGTTATGGCATATGAACATCGACGGGCGGGTTATACCCGCCAATGAAAGGCATTTGCGGCATGTCAGAAAGAATATAGGGATGGTCTTTCAACACTTTAATTTGTTCCCGCATATGACAGTGCTTGAAAATTGTACTGTTGCACCCATTCATGTACTTGGATTGTCTAAGCAGGAGGCAAAGGAACGGGCCGTAACAATGCTCGAGAAAGTAAAGCTCGGCGATAAGTTGGATGTTTATCCTGCACAATTATCCGGGGGACAAAAGCAACGGGTGGCGATGGCAAGAGCGCTAGTCATGCGCCCAAAAGTGATGCTCTTTGATGAGGTGACCTCTGCGTTAGACCCAGAGCTGGTC includes the following:
- the ehuD gene encoding ectoine/hydroxyectoine ABC transporter permease subunit EhuD; protein product: MIWDWNVAKDVFPLIFQAMWLTLGLTLACYAVSLILGIGWILLRRIPWAWCRWAVTAVMEFIRSTPPLVQLYFLFYAWPLVPHVGVTLSPVAAAIIGLGVHYSTYTAEVYRSGIDAVDKGQWEAAVALNFSRVRTWTKIILPQAIPPIIPMLGNYLIIMFKEIPTTASIGVMGMMLTAKMYGAQHWVYLEPFTIVAFFFLVMSYPSSLLIQYLEKKMNRRLDKKEILRQQKQKGVIA
- the ehuA gene encoding ectoine/hydroxyectoine ABC transporter ATP-binding protein EhuA; protein product: MKTMVRYKDVRKSFGKTEVLKGINLEIAEGEKVALIGPSGSGKTTLIRMLMTLEQPTSGFIEVDGTPLWHMNIDGRVIPANERHLRHVRKNIGMVFQHFNLFPHMTVLENCTVAPIHVLGLSKQEAKERAVTMLEKVKLGDKLDVYPAQLSGGQKQRVAMARALVMRPKVMLFDEVTSALDPELVGEVLEVIRELAHEGKMTMMLVTHEMEFAREVADRIVFLDNGYIVEEGSPEQIFARSKNKRLKQFLSRFRVS